Proteins encoded together in one Pseudomonadota bacterium window:
- a CDS encoding BolA family protein, which yields MTGDTSQDTRPARLREALGALAPVALDVIDDSHRHRNHPGAADGRGHFRVRIVSEQFEGLNRIKRHQLVFSLVDELMKTDIHALQIDAKTPSEVE from the coding sequence GTGACTGGCGACACCTCCCAAGATACTCGCCCTGCCCGCTTGCGGGAGGCACTTGGCGCTTTGGCGCCGGTCGCCTTGGATGTCATCGACGACTCCCATCGACACCGAAACCATCCGGGTGCCGCGGACGGTCGCGGCCACTTCCGCGTGCGAATTGTCTCCGAGCAATTCGAGGGCCTGAACCGAATCAAGCGCCACCAGCTTGTGTTCTCGCTCGTCGATGAGCTGATGAAAACGGATATCCACGCCCTGCAGATCGACGCTAAGACGCCAAGCGAGGTCGAATAG
- a CDS encoding YciI family protein, producing the protein MYYAIMGSDREGSLEARKASRPEHLARLQALLNEGRLLVAGPHPAIDAEDPGDSGFTGSLIVASFESLGDARAWANEDPYLAAGVYRDVVVKPFRKVLP; encoded by the coding sequence ATGTATTACGCCATCATGGGGTCTGATCGCGAGGGTAGTCTGGAGGCTCGCAAAGCCAGTCGTCCGGAGCATCTGGCCCGCCTGCAGGCACTTCTGAATGAGGGGCGCCTATTGGTGGCAGGTCCACATCCAGCGATCGATGCGGAAGATCCTGGAGACTCCGGGTTTACCGGCAGCCTGATCGTTGCCTCATTCGAATCCTTGGGCGATGCCCGCGCCTGGGCGAACGAGGATCCCTACCTCGCGGCTGGGGTGTATCGCGACGTGGTGGTCAAACCCTTCCGCAAGGTCCTGCCGTGA
- a CDS encoding septation protein A codes for MLKTLIDFLPIVVFFLGYVLPGGDIYRATLALMIAMPVQLLVGYAMTRSLSRMHLISTALVLVLGTATLVLKNDLFIKWKPTVIDWLFAAVFLGSQLFTGKSLIERAAGDAIELPDAVWRKLNMAWVVFFVLLGALNLLVVYSFSESTWVNFKLFGTLGLTLVFMLLQGLWLQRHLPQEAEEES; via the coding sequence ATGCTGAAGACGCTCATCGATTTCCTGCCCATCGTGGTCTTCTTTCTGGGCTATGTACTGCCCGGGGGCGATATCTACCGGGCTACGCTTGCGCTGATGATTGCGATGCCCGTGCAACTGCTAGTGGGCTACGCGATGACCCGCTCCTTGAGTCGCATGCACTTGATCAGCACGGCGCTCGTATTGGTGCTCGGAACGGCCACTCTGGTGCTCAAGAACGACCTCTTCATCAAATGGAAGCCCACGGTGATCGATTGGCTGTTCGCGGCCGTGTTCTTGGGCAGCCAGCTGTTCACGGGCAAGTCCCTGATTGAGAGAGCTGCGGGTGATGCAATCGAGCTGCCGGACGCGGTCTGGCGCAAGCTCAACATGGCTTGGGTGGTCTTTTTCGTCCTGCTTGGCGCCCTGAATCTACTGGTGGTCTACAGCTTTTCTGAGTCGACCTGGGTGAATTTCAAGTTGTTTGGCACGCTTGGACTCACCCTGGTGTTCATGTTGCTTCAGGGCCTCTGGTTGCAGCGCCACTTGCCCCAGGAAGCTGAGGAGGAGAGTTGA
- a CDS encoding L-threonylcarbamoyladenylate synthase encodes MTQHLKVHPENPQERLLRHAVEALRGGGVIAYPTDSCYALACLMGSRDAMDRIRKLRGNPDEHFFTLVCRDLSEIATYARVDNSAYRFIKAHTPGAYTFVLPASREVPKRLAEGKRRTIGLRVPQHTVALELLRLLGEPLMSTTLQLPADDTPLSDPEDIADRLAKRIDIVVDGGACGFAPSTVVDLSEDPPSILRSGKAPVAGTI; translated from the coding sequence ATGACACAGCATCTGAAGGTACACCCCGAGAACCCCCAGGAGCGCCTGCTGCGCCATGCGGTGGAGGCCCTACGAGGCGGCGGTGTCATCGCCTATCCAACCGACTCTTGCTATGCGCTGGCGTGCTTAATGGGCAGCCGCGACGCCATGGATCGTATCCGCAAGCTGCGCGGCAACCCCGATGAGCACTTCTTCACCCTGGTCTGTCGTGATCTTTCGGAGATCGCCACCTACGCGCGCGTGGATAACTCGGCCTATCGATTCATCAAGGCGCACACGCCCGGCGCCTACACCTTTGTGCTTCCTGCAAGTCGTGAGGTGCCCAAGCGACTGGCGGAGGGCAAGCGCCGCACGATCGGCCTGCGCGTGCCGCAGCACACGGTGGCGTTAGAGCTGTTGCGATTGCTCGGCGAACCTCTGATGAGTACCACCTTGCAACTGCCAGCGGACGACACGCCCTTGAGCGACCCCGAAGACATCGCCGATCGCCTCGCTAAGCGCATCGATATCGTAGTTGACGGCGGTGCCTGCGGTTTCGCGCCCAGCACAGTCGTCGATCTCTCTGAGGATCCTCCCAGCATCCTGCGCTCGGGCAAGGCCCCGGTCGCAGGCACAATCTGA
- a CDS encoding tryptophan--tRNA ligase (catalyzes a two-step reaction, first charging a tryptophan molecule by linking its carboxyl group to the alpha-phosphate of ATP, followed by transfer of the aminoacyl-adenylate to its tRNA), producing MATDDGRRLVSGMRPAGRLNLADYIGILNSWVQLQQEQECLLFLADWHALAASYAHTREFRQRIKDTLIDWLAVGIDPRLATVFLQSRVPECAELNVLLGMCTPTGWLERLVVARGGEPAAPGLSVQASSLDAAAADGGTVGQLTYPLLQCADILLYQPTHVCVMEEQAAHVEFCRDVAGRFNHLFGREEDAQKHNMRALKSLGKRASQQLEQHRRDFQERGDETALKAGLALVSNSQHLTLGDRDRLIAYLEGGGRSLLSEPEAVVVGSLRLPGTDGRPMAREYENTIELRDEPEVVQRKLRKMPTDPARVRRKDPGNPEKCPVWRYHLRFGDDASQKWVSEGCRGATIGCTDCKARAAEAVVAQISPIASRASELASRPEVVGSIIVEGSERAREIAKDTMRSVRHAMSLT from the coding sequence GTGGCCACCGATGACGGTAGACGCCTCGTCTCGGGTATGCGCCCGGCAGGTCGACTGAACCTAGCGGACTACATCGGTATCCTAAACAGTTGGGTACAGCTCCAGCAGGAGCAGGAGTGCCTGCTGTTCCTGGCAGACTGGCACGCGCTCGCGGCGAGCTATGCACACACACGCGAGTTCCGCCAACGAATCAAGGACACACTGATCGATTGGTTGGCAGTAGGCATCGATCCCCGACTCGCCACCGTTTTCCTGCAATCGCGCGTGCCCGAGTGCGCTGAACTGAACGTGCTCCTCGGTATGTGTACGCCAACTGGATGGCTGGAGCGCCTGGTGGTGGCTCGCGGCGGAGAGCCAGCAGCGCCCGGGCTCTCGGTGCAAGCGTCGTCGTTGGACGCCGCAGCGGCAGACGGTGGCACCGTCGGACAGCTGACTTACCCGCTTCTTCAGTGCGCGGACATTTTGCTCTACCAGCCAACGCACGTTTGCGTCATGGAGGAGCAAGCGGCGCACGTCGAATTCTGTCGCGACGTTGCCGGGCGCTTCAACCATCTGTTTGGCCGAGAAGAGGACGCCCAGAAGCACAACATGAGAGCTCTGAAGTCGCTTGGCAAACGCGCTAGCCAACAGCTGGAACAGCACCGACGCGATTTCCAGGAAAGAGGCGACGAAACGGCGCTTAAGGCCGGGTTGGCGCTGGTGAGCAACAGTCAGCACCTAACCTTGGGCGACCGGGATCGGTTGATCGCCTACCTGGAAGGCGGCGGTCGCTCGCTCCTGAGTGAGCCCGAAGCGGTGGTGGTGGGCAGTCTTCGCTTGCCTGGCACCGACGGCCGGCCGATGGCGCGCGAGTACGAAAACACCATCGAGCTACGGGACGAGCCCGAAGTCGTGCAAAGGAAGCTCCGTAAGATGCCCACTGATCCTGCCCGAGTACGTCGCAAAGACCCTGGAAACCCTGAAAAGTGCCCGGTCTGGCGGTATCATTTGCGGTTTGGCGACGATGCCAGCCAGAAATGGGTCTCCGAGGGTTGCCGCGGTGCAACTATCGGCTGCACCGACTGCAAGGCCCGCGCCGCAGAGGCCGTGGTCGCGCAGATCAGTCCCATTGCTTCGCGTGCCTCGGAGCTGGCAAGCCGCCCGGAAGTGGTCGGCAGCATTATCGTGGAAGGCAGCGAACGCGCCCGCGAGATCGCCAAGGACACCATGCGCAGCGTGCGACATGCGATGAGCCTGACCTAG
- a CDS encoding segregation/condensation protein A: MSEQSNTDQQHAAASTEAQPTEASAEQRLEPEAQPSESLDGTSASQTELPFAFVDGEPITELPKDLFIPPQALSVFLEAFEGPLDFLLYLIKRQNLDVLNIPIADISRQYTGYIDLMQDMQLELAGEYLVMAATLAEIKSRMLLPRPVSEEEDEGEDPRAELVRRLQEYERYKNAAERVDELPRMERENWPVSAPMVERTVVRKLPEVTLKEMVAAFGEVMSRAELNQHYHIRREALSVRERMTEILDNLRAAEFTEFRDLLRADQGKQGVVASFLAVLELAKESLIEIVQSGEFAPIHVRAAGSDNPQPAASDASTE; encoded by the coding sequence ATGAGCGAGCAATCGAACACAGATCAGCAACACGCTGCGGCGTCGACCGAGGCCCAGCCGACGGAGGCGAGCGCGGAGCAGCGGCTCGAGCCTGAGGCGCAGCCGAGTGAATCCCTCGATGGCACCAGCGCTTCCCAAACCGAACTACCCTTCGCGTTCGTGGACGGTGAGCCGATCACCGAGCTACCGAAGGACTTGTTCATCCCACCCCAGGCACTCTCCGTCTTCCTCGAAGCATTCGAGGGGCCGCTCGACTTCCTGCTGTACCTGATCAAGCGGCAAAACCTGGATGTGCTCAACATCCCGATTGCCGACATCTCGCGCCAGTACACGGGCTACATCGATCTGATGCAAGACATGCAGCTCGAGCTCGCGGGCGAGTACTTGGTGATGGCCGCCACGCTGGCGGAGATCAAGTCCCGCATGCTGCTGCCCAGACCGGTAAGCGAGGAAGAGGATGAGGGCGAGGATCCGAGGGCTGAGCTCGTGCGGCGCCTACAGGAGTACGAGCGCTACAAGAACGCCGCAGAGCGGGTGGATGAGTTGCCTCGGATGGAGCGCGAGAACTGGCCAGTATCAGCGCCCATGGTGGAGCGCACGGTGGTTCGCAAGCTGCCGGAGGTCACGCTCAAAGAGATGGTCGCGGCCTTCGGCGAGGTCATGTCGCGCGCGGAGTTGAATCAGCACTATCACATCCGTCGGGAAGCTCTGTCGGTACGCGAGCGTATGACCGAAATCCTCGATAACTTGCGCGCGGCGGAGTTCACCGAGTTTCGTGACCTCCTGCGCGCGGACCAGGGAAAGCAGGGGGTAGTGGCGAGCTTTCTCGCCGTACTCGAGTTGGCCAAGGAGTCGCTGATCGAGATCGTCCAATCAGGTGAATTCGCACCGATCCATGTGCGCGCGGCCGGCTCGGATAACCCGCAGCCCGCGGCGAGTGATGCAAGTACCGAGTAA
- the scpB gene encoding SMC-Scp complex subunit ScpB, translated as MDTAKLSQIIEAALMAAGRPLSTKDFVGLFGEAEQPQAQDLESAIRLLEQRHGEDSPLELVKVSSGHRLQVRTEYSPWVSRLWEERTPRYSRAFMETLSIIAYRQPVTRGDIEDIRGVGVSSTIMRTLLDRRWVRAVGHRDVPGRPALYGTTREFLDYFGLSSLSELPELEELRDLDQINVELDFGDGAANAEAATPSEGAAGASRAEGEAEAPALATVTPIRPGALVGEASDIEDALAADTHGDGTEPAEHEPSSNAQDVTTVAGQDRESAGNGDGDDVAAPASDSYEAEPDSEVLADAGEAGDAVEHDHKPAAEQAAQPDASDDDDERNSAQ; from the coding sequence TTGGATACAGCTAAGCTGAGTCAGATCATCGAGGCCGCCCTAATGGCGGCGGGCCGCCCCCTGTCGACGAAGGATTTCGTTGGGTTGTTCGGGGAAGCGGAGCAGCCCCAAGCGCAGGACCTCGAATCCGCCATCAGGCTTCTCGAGCAGCGCCACGGCGAGGACTCGCCGTTGGAGTTGGTGAAGGTGTCGAGCGGTCACCGCCTGCAGGTCCGCACCGAATACAGTCCCTGGGTCAGCCGCCTGTGGGAGGAGCGCACGCCCCGCTACTCACGAGCGTTTATGGAAACGCTCTCGATCATCGCGTATCGCCAGCCGGTGACGCGCGGTGACATCGAGGATATCCGTGGCGTCGGCGTTAGCAGCACGATCATGCGCACGCTGCTGGATCGTCGCTGGGTTCGAGCCGTCGGCCACCGCGACGTCCCTGGGCGTCCCGCCCTCTACGGTACGACCCGCGAGTTCCTGGACTACTTCGGGTTGTCTTCGCTCAGCGAACTGCCCGAGCTGGAAGAGCTACGCGACCTCGATCAGATCAATGTCGAACTCGATTTCGGTGACGGCGCCGCGAACGCTGAAGCCGCAACGCCGAGCGAAGGAGCGGCCGGAGCATCGCGAGCGGAAGGTGAAGCCGAGGCACCTGCCCTGGCTACGGTCACGCCGATCCGTCCCGGGGCCCTGGTTGGCGAGGCGAGCGACATCGAGGACGCGCTTGCGGCAGACACGCATGGCGATGGCACTGAGCCTGCAGAACATGAGCCGTCGTCCAACGCACAAGACGTAACGACTGTCGCTGGCCAAGATAGGGAGTCGGCGGGGAACGGCGACGGCGACGACGTAGCAGCGCCAGCGTCAGATTCCTACGAAGCGGAGCCCGACTCGGAGGTCCTGGCTGACGCTGGCGAAGCAGGCGATGCCGTTGAGCACGATCACAAGCCTGCCGCAGAGCAGGCAGCTCAGCCCGATGCCAGCGATGACGACGACGAGCGCAACTCCGCGCAATGA
- the rluB gene encoding 23S rRNA pseudouridine(2605) synthase RluB: protein MRRPPRLAEPPERLQKLLADAGIASRREVERWITEGRVKVNGRQAELGEKATRQDRIALDGKPLRLARRAAERRVIAYHKPAGEVSTRSDPEGRPTVYQRLPRAERGRWVSVGRLDANTSGLLLFTTDGALASKLMHPSQRVEREYAVRVLGETTEEQLQLLTRGVELEDGPARFDKVVPAGASGANHWYHVVLREGRNREVRRMFESIGCVVSRLTRVRYGPVGLNRRLARGRWEEVQGDALEALYESAGLEKPSHARGQEASRGRFKRRVPSRAKRGPRPRGGR from the coding sequence ATGAGGCGACCGCCAAGGCTCGCAGAGCCCCCCGAGCGCCTGCAGAAACTCCTGGCTGATGCGGGCATCGCCTCGCGTCGCGAGGTGGAACGCTGGATTACTGAAGGGCGCGTGAAGGTCAATGGGCGCCAAGCTGAACTTGGCGAGAAAGCCACCCGTCAAGATCGCATCGCCCTCGACGGCAAGCCCTTGCGACTTGCTCGCCGGGCCGCGGAGAGACGCGTCATCGCCTACCACAAACCCGCCGGGGAGGTGAGCACGCGAAGTGACCCCGAGGGCCGCCCGACCGTGTATCAGCGCCTACCTAGGGCCGAACGCGGCCGTTGGGTGAGCGTTGGCCGCCTGGACGCAAATACGAGCGGCTTGTTGCTCTTCACTACCGACGGCGCCTTGGCCTCCAAGCTGATGCACCCTTCTCAGCGGGTAGAGCGTGAGTACGCAGTGCGCGTCCTGGGCGAGACCACTGAGGAGCAGCTGCAGCTGCTTACGCGGGGGGTCGAGCTCGAGGACGGTCCGGCGCGCTTCGATAAGGTGGTGCCCGCGGGGGCCAGCGGGGCCAACCACTGGTATCACGTGGTCCTGCGCGAAGGTCGCAACCGCGAGGTGCGGCGCATGTTCGAGTCGATCGGCTGCGTAGTGAGCCGCCTGACGCGGGTACGCTACGGCCCAGTGGGGCTGAACCGTCGCCTGGCTAGAGGTCGCTGGGAAGAGGTGCAGGGCGATGCGTTAGAAGCGCTCTACGAGAGCGCCGGCCTTGAGAAACCGAGCCACGCACGTGGCCAGGAGGCGAGTAGGGGGCGCTTCAAGCGTCGAGTGCCCTCCCGTGCAAAGCGCGGTCCGCGGCCCCGAGGAGGTAGATGA
- a CDS encoding YciK family oxidoreductase, whose protein sequence is MSEPSQITPIPIPLRDFAIPDGYLLERRILVSGAGDGIGRAVALAAARAGAAVILLGRTLKKLEDTANAILDVPQAATPTVCHFDLLKAGLDDYWNLAKQLSDAGDGLDGLVNNASILGGKTPIEQYSPAKWMEVMHVNVNGQFMLTQTCLPLLRRSKDASIVFVSSNVGRKGRAYWGAYAASKFAVEGLMQTLADELAENTAVRVCSLNPGRTRTAMRRAAYPAEDPTTLPTTQDVAPAFIYLLGAADRALHGRALDA, encoded by the coding sequence ATGAGTGAGCCTAGCCAGATCACGCCGATCCCGATTCCTCTTCGCGATTTCGCCATCCCCGATGGATATCTGCTCGAGCGGCGCATCCTGGTCAGCGGCGCCGGTGACGGCATTGGCCGCGCCGTCGCCCTGGCGGCCGCCCGCGCTGGCGCCGCCGTCATCCTGCTTGGGCGAACGCTAAAGAAACTGGAGGACACGGCGAACGCGATCCTCGATGTTCCGCAGGCGGCGACACCCACCGTTTGCCACTTCGATCTGCTCAAGGCAGGTCTGGACGACTACTGGAATCTCGCCAAGCAGCTGAGTGATGCAGGGGATGGCCTCGACGGATTGGTAAACAACGCGTCCATCCTTGGCGGCAAGACCCCGATCGAGCAATACAGTCCGGCAAAGTGGATGGAGGTGATGCACGTGAATGTGAACGGACAGTTCATGCTCACGCAGACCTGCTTGCCGCTGCTGCGGCGGTCGAAAGACGCCAGCATAGTGTTCGTCAGCAGCAACGTTGGGCGCAAGGGACGCGCCTACTGGGGGGCGTACGCCGCGTCTAAGTTCGCCGTAGAAGGATTGATGCAAACGCTTGCCGATGAACTTGCGGAGAACACCGCGGTTCGGGTCTGCAGCTTGAATCCGGGCCGCACGCGAACAGCCATGCGGCGTGCCGCCTACCCGGCGGAAGACCCCACCACGCTGCCCACGACACAGGACGTAGCGCCCGCGTTCATCTACCTCCTCGGGGCCGCGGACCGCGCTTTGCACGGGAGGGCACTCGACGCTTGA
- a CDS encoding squalene/phytoene synthase family protein: MSEAMSADPEVADFVERAAAPGTTAYLPILFAAATHREHLGVVFALRGEIGRSLAADLAPEVASTRLSWWGEEAGRIVAGQPRHPLSRHLANAVGISALADARTVGLLLAELVGATQASLAEPVPANWSALIHRMTHDWGALCRLMTRLLATPDQAEAPWVDPWANALGTACAIDEALASPDTPTLPALSPYLASEDDEEKRRAAWRTHALTALGTATSTLPACARAEQRPLLVLASLVHRRITRAPTPPGDRYLARSLGDLWCAWRGAQRAARGDLPSHLACSATVDSPHE, encoded by the coding sequence GTGAGTGAGGCGATGAGCGCCGACCCGGAGGTCGCGGACTTCGTCGAGCGCGCCGCGGCCCCTGGCACCACGGCGTATCTGCCGATACTATTCGCCGCGGCCACGCATCGAGAGCACCTGGGCGTGGTCTTCGCTCTTCGCGGTGAAATCGGTCGCTCGCTCGCAGCCGATCTGGCGCCAGAAGTGGCGTCCACCCGCTTGTCGTGGTGGGGCGAAGAGGCTGGCCGCATCGTCGCCGGGCAACCACGCCATCCGCTGTCCCGACACCTCGCGAATGCTGTAGGGATTTCTGCATTGGCGGATGCGCGGACCGTCGGCCTACTCCTCGCTGAGCTGGTCGGTGCGACCCAAGCCTCACTGGCCGAGCCAGTCCCCGCAAACTGGTCAGCGCTGATCCATCGCATGACCCACGATTGGGGTGCGCTGTGTCGTTTGATGACTCGTCTGCTCGCGACCCCTGACCAAGCTGAGGCGCCCTGGGTCGACCCGTGGGCAAATGCGCTCGGTACCGCCTGTGCCATCGACGAGGCCCTCGCCTCGCCGGACACGCCGACACTACCGGCACTGTCGCCCTACCTGGCTTCTGAAGATGATGAGGAAAAGCGCCGGGCGGCATGGCGCACGCACGCGCTCACCGCGCTTGGCACGGCTACGTCTACCCTTCCCGCGTGTGCACGGGCCGAACAACGCCCGTTGTTAGTGTTGGCCAGCCTCGTGCACCGGCGTATAACGCGCGCGCCGACGCCCCCAGGGGATAGGTACCTCGCTCGTTCGCTAGGTGATCTTTGGTGCGCTTGGCGGGGGGCACAGCGCGCGGCGCGAGGGGATCTGCCGTCGCACCTAGCGTGCTCCGCTACGGTAGACTCTCCCCATGAGTGA
- the rmuC gene encoding DNA recombination protein RmuC — MQVSAQQLYFALAGMGLGVLLGAAIAAWLRGRRIADLERALAVLEERLRSEEALIDERDAVIAQADERLTHLLGELADKSLQSRSDTFLKLAQESVGQQQTRAGAELRVTLHKLVGPIAQALTRTEEQVAKIEAERQQAYGSIRQELKAMAESQAALRAETRQLVTALRRPEVRGQWGELTLRRLVELAGMQEHTDFVEQPHVVGDDGALRPDMIVHLPEARDLVVDAKTPLDAYLEATEASDDEARQQALARHARNLRTHVRTLADRKYWSALESTPEFVILFVPGDQFLSAALAEDADLLDDAIRRKVILATPSSLIALLKSVAYGWRQLSLARNANRIRELAETLYKRLGTFTSHMSTLGRQLENSVKGFNKAVGSLERSVLPSARRFAELGVEGEALESLEPVEQLPRAVEAPPAQPPSEAPQADWVDRPESFSPSAQSTAQGPGPADDDEGA; from the coding sequence ATGCAGGTTAGCGCGCAACAACTCTATTTCGCCCTCGCCGGCATGGGCCTAGGTGTTCTGTTGGGCGCGGCCATAGCGGCGTGGCTACGGGGACGACGTATCGCCGATCTGGAGCGGGCCCTCGCCGTGCTCGAGGAGCGTCTGCGCAGCGAAGAAGCATTGATCGACGAGCGCGACGCGGTGATTGCACAAGCAGACGAGCGCCTCACCCATCTGCTAGGAGAGCTAGCGGATAAGTCCCTGCAATCGCGCAGCGATACGTTCCTGAAGCTGGCGCAGGAAAGTGTGGGCCAGCAGCAGACTCGTGCAGGCGCGGAGCTGCGAGTTACCCTGCACAAGCTGGTTGGGCCGATCGCTCAGGCGCTGACTCGTACGGAAGAGCAGGTGGCCAAGATCGAGGCGGAGCGGCAACAGGCTTACGGCAGCATTCGCCAAGAGCTCAAGGCGATGGCGGAGTCGCAGGCAGCTTTGCGTGCAGAGACGCGTCAACTGGTCACCGCCTTGCGCCGCCCCGAGGTGCGCGGTCAGTGGGGTGAGCTCACGCTGCGCCGGCTGGTGGAACTGGCCGGCATGCAGGAACACACGGATTTCGTTGAGCAACCGCACGTGGTGGGGGACGACGGTGCGCTGCGACCGGATATGATCGTGCACCTGCCCGAAGCACGCGACCTTGTCGTGGACGCAAAGACGCCCCTGGATGCCTACTTGGAAGCTACCGAGGCGAGTGACGATGAGGCTCGCCAGCAGGCCCTCGCCCGTCATGCCCGCAACCTGCGCACGCACGTGAGGACCTTGGCGGATCGCAAGTACTGGAGTGCGCTCGAGTCAACGCCGGAGTTCGTCATCCTGTTTGTTCCAGGCGATCAATTCCTGAGCGCAGCGCTCGCGGAGGACGCCGATCTGCTGGATGATGCTATACGCCGTAAGGTGATACTGGCGACACCGAGTAGCCTGATCGCGCTGCTCAAGTCAGTCGCGTACGGCTGGCGCCAACTCTCACTGGCCCGCAACGCGAATCGCATTCGAGAGCTGGCCGAGACGCTGTACAAACGCCTCGGCACCTTCACCAGTCACATGTCAACTCTGGGGCGGCAACTCGAGAACAGCGTGAAGGGCTTCAACAAGGCCGTGGGATCCTTAGAGCGCTCCGTGCTGCCGAGCGCCCGACGTTTCGCCGAGCTTGGGGTGGAGGGTGAAGCGCTGGAGTCGCTGGAGCCCGTCGAGCAGCTGCCTCGTGCCGTCGAGGCTCCCCCTGCTCAGCCGCCCTCTGAGGCGCCGCAGGCGGACTGGGTGGACCGGCCGGAGTCGTTCTCCCCATCTGCACAAAGCACAGCGCAGGGGCCCGGGCCTGCTGATGATGACGAAGGCGCGTGA
- a CDS encoding HAD-IA family hydrolase produces the protein MISRAILFDLDGTLLDSAPDMVGALQRLLQEHGRSACDVDFARAHVSRGAGGLISAGFPDIAQEDEREALRQRFLTLYAERVCEGSALFHGCEALLRQIEAHPSLTWGIVTNKPTWLTEPLLERLALLERAPCVVCGDTLPQRKPDPAPLRHAAELLSVQATNCIYSGDDQRDIQAARGAAMPVVAAAWGYIAPGEVIDQWGADAICATPTLFTRWLERHGWFDAG, from the coding sequence GTGATCTCACGGGCCATCCTCTTCGACCTCGACGGCACGCTCTTAGACAGCGCGCCGGACATGGTCGGGGCCCTGCAACGTCTACTCCAGGAGCACGGGCGTAGCGCCTGCGACGTGGACTTTGCGCGGGCCCATGTCTCTCGTGGTGCCGGCGGTCTCATCAGCGCAGGCTTCCCGGATATTGCGCAGGAAGACGAACGTGAGGCCCTGCGCCAGCGCTTCTTGACGCTCTACGCCGAACGGGTCTGCGAGGGTTCGGCGCTGTTCCACGGATGCGAAGCGCTCCTGCGGCAAATCGAGGCGCATCCGTCGCTCACCTGGGGCATCGTCACCAACAAGCCGACATGGCTAACGGAACCTCTGCTGGAGCGACTGGCATTGCTAGAACGAGCTCCATGCGTGGTGTGCGGCGACACCCTGCCCCAGCGCAAACCCGACCCAGCTCCCCTACGTCACGCGGCCGAACTGCTGAGTGTGCAAGCCACCAACTGCATCTACAGTGGCGACGATCAGCGTGACATCCAGGCAGCCCGAGGGGCGGCCATGCCCGTGGTGGCAGCAGCCTGGGGGTACATTGCGCCTGGCGAGGTCATCGACCAGTGGGGTGCGGACGCGATCTGCGCCACGCCCACGCTGTTCACGCGGTGGCTAGAGCGCCACGGCTGGTTCGATGCAGGTTAG
- the ubiG gene encoding bifunctional 2-polyprenyl-6-hydroxyphenol methylase/3-demethylubiquinol 3-O-methyltransferase UbiG — protein MTRTSPNVDAAEIGHFDAFGEDWWRDDGGFRTLHDINPARLDFIRSHVPVAGQRGVDIGCGGGILTEALARAGATMLGIDMSEAAIRAAKAHATLTPKLPLRYELSTAETLADEHPGSYDFVTCLEMLEHVPQPAAVVHACARLVRPRGYVFLSTINRTAKAYALAVVGAEYVLGLLPRGTHDYARFLRPSELDGAARDAGLALQELRGMHYDPLVRRAKLCNDVSVNYLAAYVAPALQEPVP, from the coding sequence ATGACCCGTACCTCGCCGAACGTGGACGCCGCAGAAATCGGCCACTTTGATGCCTTCGGGGAGGACTGGTGGCGCGATGATGGTGGTTTTCGCACGCTCCATGATATCAATCCCGCGCGACTCGACTTTATCCGCTCCCACGTGCCGGTGGCTGGCCAACGTGGGGTGGACATCGGCTGCGGGGGTGGCATCCTTACGGAAGCGTTAGCTCGGGCTGGTGCTACGATGCTGGGCATAGACATGAGCGAGGCGGCCATCCGGGCAGCGAAGGCTCATGCGACCCTCACCCCTAAGCTCCCCTTGCGCTACGAGCTATCCACCGCCGAGACCCTCGCTGACGAGCACCCGGGTAGCTACGATTTCGTCACCTGCCTAGAGATGCTCGAACACGTACCGCAGCCCGCCGCCGTTGTGCACGCGTGTGCTCGACTGGTACGTCCCCGCGGATACGTGTTCCTCTCCACCATCAACCGAACGGCGAAAGCCTACGCTCTAGCAGTGGTTGGCGCCGAGTACGTGCTTGGCCTGCTGCCGCGCGGAACGCACGACTACGCACGGTTCCTGCGCCCCTCGGAACTGGACGGGGCCGCCCGCGACGCGGGACTCGCTCTCCAGGAACTGCGGGGTATGCACTACGATCCTCTCGTTCGACGCGCCAAGCTCTGTAACGATGTGAGTGTCAACTACCTGGCCGCCTACGTGGCCCCGGCGCTGCAAGAGCCGGTCCCGTGA